In Manis pentadactyla isolate mManPen7 chromosome 3, mManPen7.hap1, whole genome shotgun sequence, a single window of DNA contains:
- the ZBTB26 gene encoding zinc finger and BTB domain-containing protein 26 yields MSERSDLLHFKFENYGDSMLQKMNKLREENKFCDVTVLIDDIEVQGHKIVFAAGSPFLRDQFLLNDSREVKISILQSSEVGRQLLLSCYSGVLEFPEMELVNYLTAASFLQMSHIVERCTQALWKFIKPKQPMDSKEGCEPQSASPQSKEQQADARGSPKQDSPCIHPSEDSMDMEDSDIQIVKVESIGDVSEVRSKKDQNQFISSEPTALHSSEPQHSLINSTVENRVSEIEQNHLHNYALSYTGSDNIIMASKDVFGPNIRGVDKGLQWHHQCPKCTRVFRHLENYANHLKMHKLFMCLLCGKTFTQKGNLHRHMRVHAGIKPFQCKICGKTFSQKCSLQDHLNLHSGDKPHKCNYCDMVFAHKPVLRKHLKQLHGKNSFDNANERNVQDLTVDFDSFACTSVTDSKGCQPQPDATQVLDAGKLAQAVLNLRNDSTCVN; encoded by the coding sequence ATGTCTGAAAGATCAGATCTCCTTCACTTCAAGTTTGAAAATTATGGAGATTCAATgttacaaaaaatgaacaaattaagagAAGAGAATAAATTTTGTGATGTTACAGTTCTCATAGATGATATTGAGGTACAGGGGCATAAAATTGTGTTTGCTGCAGGTTCCCCCTTCTTAAGAGACCAGTTTTTACTGAATGATTCCAGAGAGGTGAAAATCTCCATATTACAGAGTTCCGAAGTGGGGAGACAATTGCTCTTATCCTGTTATAGTGGTGTGCTGGAATTCCCTGAGATGGAACTTGTAAATTACTTGACTGCTGCGAGTTTTCTTCAGATGAGCCACATTGTAGAACGGTGCACGCAGGCCTTGTGGAAGTTTATAAAGCCAAAACAACCAATGGATAGTAAAGAGGGATGTGAACCGCAGAGTGCTTCTCCCCAGTCAAAAGAACAACAGGCAGATGCCAGAGGCTCCCCAAAGCAGGACTCACCTTGCATTCATCCATCTGAAGACAGTATGGATATGGAGGACAGTGATATTCAGATTGTTAAGGTAGAATCTATTGGGGATGTGTCAGAGGTTAGAAGTAAAAAAGATCAGAACCAGTTTATTTCTTCTGAACCCACTGCTTTACATTCATCAGAGCCCCAGCACTCCCTGATAAATTCAACTGTGGAAAACAGAGTAAGTGAAATAGAACAGAACCATCTCCACAATTATGCCCTCTCCTACACAGGCAGTGATAATATCATCATGGCCTCAAAAGATGTCTTTGGGCCTAATATTCGAGGTGTAGACAAAGGCCTACAGTGGCATCACCAATGCCCAAAGTGTACCAGGGTGTTTCGTCACCTGGAGAACTAcgccaaccatttaaaaatgcacaaacTCTTTATGTGTCTACTCTGCGGCAAGACTTTTACTCAGAAAGGCAACCTTCATCGACACATGCGTGTGCATGCCGGCATTAAACCTTTCCAGTGTAAGATCTGTGGGAAAACCTTTTCTCAGAAGTGTTCCTTACAGGATCATCTTAACCTTCACAGTGGAGATAAGCCCCATAAGTGTAACTATTGTGACATGGTTTTTGCACATAAGCCAGTTTTGAGGAAACACCTTAAACAGCTGCATGGCAAAAACAGCTTTGATAATGCCAATGAAAGAAATGTGCAAGACCTCACAGTGGATTTTGATTCTTTTGCATGTACATCAGTCACAGACTCTAAAGGGTGTCAGCCACAGCCTGATGCAACACAGGTCCTGGATGCAGGTAAACTGGCCCAAGCTGTCCTGAACTTAAGGAATGATAGTACATGTGTGAATTGA